In Dietzia sp. ANT_WB102, a genomic segment contains:
- a CDS encoding M23 family metallopeptidase: MSDATRITFAELAGRLGVEGSGASAGRHRAVRSSHMGRIVAGAVAGAALSGGAAMAAAPVASAQSAEVNVDQLTEMAQGALQGLGVSEDQLRQYAIDPAAALGSVGIPSVGGAHAPAFGPVTSGFGYRWGASHNGTDIGAPMNAPMYAAKSGTVVAAGPASGYGLWIRIKTDDGYLLEYGHNQTVNVSVGQRVNAGQVIGTVGNRGYSTGPHLHFGVQNPAGQWIDPVPWLAANGVVV, from the coding sequence ATGTCAGACGCCACACGCATTACCTTCGCCGAGCTCGCCGGTCGACTCGGCGTCGAGGGCTCCGGCGCGTCCGCCGGGCGCCATCGCGCTGTCCGTTCTTCCCACATGGGTCGCATTGTGGCCGGTGCCGTCGCGGGCGCCGCGCTCTCCGGGGGAGCGGCGATGGCCGCGGCCCCCGTCGCCTCCGCCCAGTCCGCGGAGGTCAACGTAGACCAGCTCACCGAGATGGCGCAGGGCGCCCTCCAGGGCCTGGGCGTGTCCGAAGACCAGCTCCGTCAGTACGCGATCGACCCGGCGGCCGCTCTCGGTTCGGTCGGTATCCCGTCTGTTGGTGGCGCGCACGCTCCGGCGTTCGGCCCTGTTACCTCCGGCTTCGGTTACCGTTGGGGCGCATCGCACAACGGCACCGACATCGGAGCCCCCATGAACGCACCGATGTACGCCGCCAAGTCCGGCACCGTCGTAGCTGCGGGCCCCGCCTCGGGTTACGGGTTGTGGATCCGTATCAAGACCGACGACGGATACCTGCTCGAGTACGGCCACAACCAGACCGTCAACGTCTCGGTGGGGCAACGGGTGAACGCCGGCCAAGTCATCGGCACCGTAGGCAACCGCGGCTACTCGACCGGCCCGCATCTTCACTTTGGCGTGCAGAACCCGGCCGGTCAGTGGATCGATCCCGTTCCGTGGCTCGCCGCCAACGGGGTCGTCGTCTGA
- a CDS encoding S-(hydroxymethyl)mycothiol dehydrogenase, with product MSQTVKGVIARSKGAEVELVDVVVPDPGPNDVVVRVQACGVCHTDLAYRDGGINDEYPFLLGHEAAGIVETVGERVTHVAEGDFVVLNWRAVCGECRACKRGQQQYCFATHNASKDMTLTDGTILTPALGIGAFIDKTLVHEGQCTKVDPAADPAVAGLLGCGVMAGLGAAMNTGGVTRGQSVAVIGCGGVGISAVAGARLAGASTIIAVDVDDTKLEWARDFGATHVVNSSETDPVAAIQEFTGSFGADVVIDAVGRPETYEQAFYARDLAGTVVLVGVPTPEMRLEMPLLDFFGRGGSLKSSWYGDCLPERDFPMLVDLHLQGRLPLEKFVSERISLDAVEAAFDHMKSGSVLRSVVTL from the coding sequence ATGTCGCAGACCGTCAAGGGCGTCATCGCCCGTAGTAAAGGGGCCGAGGTCGAGTTGGTCGACGTCGTCGTCCCCGATCCTGGACCGAACGATGTCGTCGTGCGGGTGCAAGCCTGCGGCGTCTGCCACACGGACCTGGCTTACCGGGACGGCGGGATCAACGACGAGTACCCGTTCCTCCTCGGCCATGAGGCAGCCGGCATCGTCGAGACTGTGGGCGAACGGGTCACCCACGTGGCCGAGGGCGACTTCGTCGTGCTCAACTGGCGCGCGGTGTGCGGCGAGTGCCGCGCCTGCAAGCGCGGACAGCAGCAGTACTGCTTCGCCACGCACAACGCGTCGAAGGATATGACGCTCACCGACGGCACTATTCTCACCCCCGCGCTCGGAATCGGGGCATTCATCGACAAGACCCTCGTTCACGAGGGGCAGTGCACCAAGGTGGACCCCGCGGCGGATCCCGCCGTGGCGGGGCTGCTGGGCTGCGGTGTGATGGCTGGGCTGGGCGCGGCGATGAACACCGGTGGCGTGACCCGGGGACAGTCCGTCGCTGTCATCGGATGTGGCGGCGTGGGCATCTCCGCGGTCGCGGGAGCCCGCCTGGCCGGCGCGTCGACCATCATCGCCGTGGATGTCGATGACACCAAGCTCGAATGGGCCCGTGATTTCGGCGCCACCCATGTGGTGAACTCCTCCGAGACCGATCCAGTGGCCGCGATCCAGGAGTTCACGGGAAGTTTCGGCGCCGACGTCGTGATCGACGCGGTCGGCCGGCCGGAGACCTACGAACAGGCCTTCTACGCCCGCGACCTGGCCGGCACGGTTGTCCTCGTTGGTGTCCCCACCCCCGAGATGCGGCTGGAGATGCCGCTGCTCGACTTCTTCGGTCGGGGTGGATCGCTGAAGTCGTCCTGGTACGGCGACTGCCTCCCCGAGCGCGATTTCCCGATGCTCGTAGACCTGCACCTGCAGGGCCGGTTACCGCTCGAGAAATTCGTCTCCGAGCGCATCAGCCTGGACGCGGTCGAGGCCGCGTTCGACCATATGAAGTCCGGTTCCGTCCTCAGATCGGTGGTGACGTTGTGA
- a CDS encoding MBL fold metallo-hydrolase: protein MNETYTSAGYAGGLRIDKVVTSGIFALDGGEWEVDNNIWILGDDSEVFVIDAAHTAQPIIDAVAGRKVKGILCSHAHNDHITVAPELSEKFEAPILVHPGDKMLWDETHPTVSHSDLEDGQRLEIAGTRIDVMNTPGHSPGSCVFHVPEAGVLFSGDTLFSGGPGATGRSYSDFPTIITSIRERILTLPEETLVHTGHGDGTKVGDESPHLEEWIRRGH from the coding sequence GTGAACGAGACCTACACCAGCGCCGGTTACGCCGGTGGACTGCGTATCGACAAGGTGGTGACGAGCGGCATCTTTGCGCTCGACGGTGGCGAGTGGGAGGTGGACAACAACATCTGGATCCTCGGAGACGACTCTGAGGTGTTCGTGATCGATGCCGCCCACACCGCGCAGCCGATCATCGACGCGGTGGCCGGGAGGAAGGTCAAGGGCATCTTGTGCTCCCACGCGCACAATGACCACATCACCGTGGCACCGGAGTTGTCGGAGAAGTTCGAGGCCCCGATCCTCGTCCACCCGGGTGACAAGATGCTGTGGGACGAGACCCACCCCACGGTCTCCCACTCAGACCTGGAGGATGGGCAGCGCCTGGAAATCGCCGGCACGCGCATTGATGTGATGAACACACCCGGACACTCGCCCGGGTCGTGCGTGTTCCACGTTCCCGAGGCGGGCGTCCTGTTCTCGGGTGACACCCTGTTCTCGGGCGGGCCGGGCGCGACAGGGCGTTCGTACTCGGATTTCCCGACCATCATCACTTCCATACGGGAGCGCATTCTCACCCTGCCCGAGGAGACTCTCGTGCACACCGGCCACGGTGACGGCACCAAGGTCGGAGACGAGTCACCTCACCTCGAGGAATGGATCCGGCGCGGTCACTGA
- a CDS encoding cation-translocating P-type ATPase — protein sequence MPTLNRAGASGAQTPWHTLPPQDVLSRLGAEPGGLSSGEAERRLAQYGPNALPSSARVPAWQRVLRLLADPMVLVLGIAAAVSASVSREWETPAVILIVVVLNTVLNYVQEARAEAGLAALRDMSVSHSRVVRDGAESEIDSVDLVPGDVVVLASGDRVPADGRVLEATRLQLAEAALTGESVPVDKSPRAVSDVDAPLGDRTGMVFMNTEVTRGRARMVVTGTGTHTELGAIAGLLEGAEAGSTPLQRRIGVLARALTVIALSVVTLVLAIGLARGQSWEDMLLSAVSLAVATIPEGLTAVVAFTLAMGASRLSCEGAIIKNLAAVETLGSTSHIATDKTGTLTLNEMTVTRIVANGGSYSVTGTGYRDPGTVLSADPDIEPDLRRAAVAMALCNDAIVADGDLVGDPTEGALVVAAEKCGIDVSGLRGACPRIAEVPFDSEYKFMATVNRSPKGQLTLHAKGATGALLPRATHVWDGADAVELTEELRQDVRAATDALAGSGLRTLLIAARTLNAGPAGDDDVMPEGVTLDEVRDLTVLAVLGIVDPPRREAAEAIRIAHEAGISVHMITGDHLVTASAVARGLGIGGEAVSGRDLDEIDDDELSGRAGRLGVLARVTPEHKIRMVRALQSDGNVVAMTGDGVNDAPALSQADIGIAMGITGTDVSKGAANMVLTDDNFATIVSAVREGRGIYDNIVKFVKFQLTTAWAFVLVFLAGGLFGLAAVPFTALQVLLVNIVMDGPPAMALGVEPVERDTMRRSPRPGHEQILTPVRLIRILWLGVVMATGTLLILAFADSLFPERAGVPLFATTLAYATFVFYQVFNLMNVRSTTGSVFSRDMAHNAPIWVALAAVPLLLVAVVEVPVLQGIFDTTSLRADEWLLAASVGSTILWLEEVRKAGARWTARRVIPSGRIEVV from the coding sequence ATGCCGACCCTGAACCGCGCCGGGGCGAGTGGTGCTCAGACGCCGTGGCACACGCTGCCGCCACAGGATGTGCTGTCCCGCCTCGGCGCGGAACCGGGTGGATTGTCGTCTGGGGAGGCCGAGCGGAGGTTGGCCCAATACGGGCCGAACGCGTTGCCCTCGTCCGCCCGGGTACCCGCGTGGCAGCGTGTACTGCGTTTGCTCGCCGACCCGATGGTGCTTGTCCTGGGGATTGCGGCCGCGGTGAGCGCGAGCGTCTCCCGGGAGTGGGAGACCCCCGCGGTCATCCTTATAGTGGTGGTCCTCAACACGGTCCTCAACTACGTCCAGGAGGCCAGGGCTGAGGCCGGGCTGGCGGCGCTGCGGGACATGTCCGTATCCCACAGCCGAGTGGTCCGCGACGGTGCCGAGTCGGAGATTGACAGCGTTGACCTGGTCCCCGGAGACGTGGTGGTGCTCGCATCCGGGGACAGGGTGCCAGCAGACGGGCGGGTCCTCGAGGCGACCCGGTTGCAGCTAGCCGAAGCGGCGTTAACCGGGGAGTCTGTCCCCGTCGACAAGTCGCCCCGGGCGGTGAGCGACGTCGACGCCCCGCTCGGTGACCGCACGGGCATGGTGTTCATGAACACCGAGGTGACGCGTGGCCGCGCCCGGATGGTGGTGACCGGCACTGGTACCCACACCGAGCTCGGCGCGATTGCGGGCCTGCTCGAGGGCGCGGAGGCCGGCAGCACCCCGCTCCAGCGGCGGATAGGCGTGCTAGCCCGGGCGCTCACCGTGATAGCCCTCAGCGTGGTCACCCTTGTGCTGGCGATCGGTTTGGCCCGGGGGCAATCCTGGGAGGACATGCTGTTGTCGGCGGTGTCCCTGGCGGTGGCGACGATTCCCGAAGGGCTCACGGCGGTGGTCGCGTTCACCCTCGCCATGGGCGCATCGAGGTTGTCCTGCGAGGGCGCGATCATCAAGAATCTCGCCGCAGTAGAGACGCTCGGGTCGACGAGTCACATTGCCACCGACAAGACCGGCACGCTCACACTCAACGAGATGACCGTGACGCGGATCGTCGCCAACGGGGGGTCGTACTCCGTTACGGGCACCGGTTACCGCGACCCCGGAACCGTCCTGTCGGCGGACCCGGACATCGAACCCGATCTGCGCCGCGCCGCCGTGGCCATGGCGCTGTGCAACGACGCGATCGTCGCCGACGGTGACCTGGTGGGTGACCCCACCGAGGGCGCTCTGGTGGTCGCAGCCGAGAAATGCGGAATCGATGTCTCCGGTCTCCGGGGTGCTTGCCCGCGAATCGCGGAGGTGCCCTTCGATTCGGAATACAAGTTCATGGCGACGGTGAACCGTTCACCGAAAGGCCAGCTCACGTTGCATGCGAAGGGGGCCACGGGAGCGCTGCTTCCGCGCGCCACGCACGTGTGGGACGGCGCCGACGCGGTCGAACTGACGGAGGAGTTGCGACAGGACGTCCGAGCCGCCACCGATGCGCTCGCCGGATCGGGTTTGCGGACGCTGCTGATCGCAGCGCGCACCCTGAACGCCGGCCCGGCCGGCGATGACGACGTGATGCCCGAGGGCGTGACACTCGACGAGGTGCGGGACCTGACCGTTTTGGCCGTGCTCGGTATTGTCGACCCGCCGCGCAGGGAGGCAGCCGAGGCGATCCGGATCGCACACGAGGCGGGCATCTCTGTTCACATGATCACCGGCGACCATCTGGTCACCGCGTCCGCTGTCGCACGTGGCCTGGGAATCGGCGGAGAGGCAGTCAGCGGTCGGGACCTGGACGAGATCGACGACGACGAACTCTCCGGTCGCGCCGGTCGACTCGGCGTGTTGGCACGTGTCACTCCCGAGCACAAGATCCGGATGGTCCGGGCCCTGCAGTCGGACGGGAATGTGGTGGCGATGACCGGCGACGGCGTCAACGACGCCCCGGCCCTCAGCCAGGCCGACATCGGCATAGCAATGGGCATCACCGGCACTGACGTGTCCAAGGGGGCCGCGAACATGGTGCTCACCGATGACAACTTCGCGACGATCGTCTCCGCGGTGCGTGAGGGGCGAGGGATCTACGACAACATCGTCAAATTCGTGAAGTTCCAACTCACCACCGCGTGGGCGTTCGTACTGGTGTTCCTCGCCGGCGGCCTCTTCGGTCTCGCGGCGGTACCGTTCACCGCCCTGCAGGTCCTGCTGGTCAACATCGTCATGGATGGCCCGCCGGCCATGGCGTTGGGCGTCGAGCCCGTGGAAAGGGACACCATGCGTCGCAGTCCGCGCCCGGGCCACGAGCAGATTCTCACCCCGGTTAGGCTCATCCGGATCCTGTGGTTGGGCGTGGTCATGGCGACAGGGACACTTCTGATACTCGCGTTTGCCGATTCGCTGTTCCCGGAGCGCGCGGGAGTCCCGCTTTTCGCCACGACTCTCGCCTACGCGACCTTCGTTTTCTATCAGGTGTTCAACCTCATGAACGTGCGGTCGACGACTGGGTCCGTGTTCTCCCGCGACATGGCGCACAATGCGCCGATCTGGGTGGCATTGGCAGCGGTGCCGTTGCTTCTCGTAGCAGTGGTCGAGGTGCCGGTCCTCCAGGGGATCTTCGACACCACCTCGTTGCGGGCGGACGAGTGGCTCCTGGCCGCGTCGGTGGGGTCGACGATCCTCTGGCTGGAGGAGGTGCGGAAGGCCGGAGCGAGGTGGACGGCTCGACGCGTCATTCCGTCGGGCAGGATAGAGGTCGTCTGA
- a CDS encoding SRPBCC family protein, whose protein sequence is MARVTATNTVVIEAPVEAVSAAIADYAQVRPRIQPEQFSAYRLIQGGQGQGTVAAWNLRATKKRSRDVKANVTVDADAAHWSLVEKDENSSMATTYTVREATAGSLVEMTTSWDGAGGVGGFFERAFAPAGLRRIQHELLSNLKAEVEG, encoded by the coding sequence ATGGCTAGGGTTACTGCCACCAACACCGTCGTCATCGAGGCGCCCGTCGAGGCGGTGTCCGCAGCGATTGCCGATTATGCGCAGGTCCGTCCGCGCATCCAGCCCGAGCAGTTCAGCGCCTACCGCCTGATCCAGGGTGGTCAGGGACAGGGGACCGTCGCGGCGTGGAACCTTCGGGCCACCAAGAAGCGCAGCCGGGACGTCAAGGCAAATGTCACGGTGGACGCCGACGCCGCGCACTGGTCGCTGGTGGAGAAGGACGAGAACTCGTCCATGGCCACCACCTACACCGTGCGCGAGGCAACCGCGGGCTCGCTGGTCGAGATGACAACCTCCTGGGACGGCGCCGGGGGCGTGGGCGGGTTCTTCGAGCGGGCCTTCGCACCCGCCGGTCTCAGGAGGATCCAGCACGAGCTGCTCTCCAACCTCAAGGCTGAGGTCGAGGGGTAG
- a CDS encoding MDR family MFS transporter: MTAPDTASAKAGENGELSHRQILVILAGLMSAMFLASLDQTIVSTAIRTIADDLHGLDAQAWVTTAYLMTSTISTPLYGKLSDIYGRKPFFVIGIVIFVFGSLLCTFATSMYMLAVFRGIQGLGAGALMSLALAIIGDIIPPRDRAKYQGYMLAVFASSSVLGPVIGGFFAGADTIFGIDGWRWIFLINVPIGAAALTLVIMTLNVKNVRVDHRVDWAGAATIVVGLVPLLLVAEQGNTWGWGSPAALGCYVIGLAGIGLFLIVEARAGDQALIPLRLFRDRTFAIVTAGGVIVGMAMFGGMMTLPLYMQIVHGADPMQSGLMMLPLVAGLMGASIVSGQLISKTGRVREFPIFGTAVAALGLFLLWTIDADTSLTLVMFYMLVLGIGLGNCMQPLTLIVQNAVSPREIGVATASATFFRQLGGTAGVAVFLSILFSRVGGSISSQLQQAAADGSLARGIQEGLADPALRQDPDAYGIVRALADPTTGAGALEMVTKDSSVINRLPELIAHPFEQGYALSMSDIYLVAGILAVIASVLLAFVPPIVLRTGSAQAEAAREAAAAAAAAAPTGTDADAAETITTGTAADAPQSATGTVTTTRGTSTHSGAVRVATPRPQP; the protein is encoded by the coding sequence ATGACCGCCCCCGATACCGCGTCGGCGAAGGCCGGGGAGAACGGAGAACTGTCGCACCGTCAGATCCTCGTGATCCTGGCCGGCCTCATGTCCGCCATGTTCCTCGCCAGCCTCGACCAGACGATCGTGAGCACGGCGATCCGCACGATCGCCGATGACCTGCACGGGTTGGACGCACAGGCGTGGGTTACCACCGCCTACCTCATGACGTCGACGATCTCGACGCCCCTGTACGGGAAGCTCTCCGACATCTACGGGCGCAAGCCGTTCTTCGTCATCGGCATCGTGATCTTCGTGTTCGGATCACTGCTGTGCACGTTCGCCACCTCGATGTACATGCTCGCAGTGTTCCGCGGTATCCAGGGGCTCGGCGCCGGTGCTCTGATGTCTCTCGCGCTCGCGATCATCGGTGACATCATCCCGCCCCGCGACCGCGCGAAGTACCAGGGTTACATGCTCGCCGTGTTCGCGTCATCGTCGGTTCTCGGTCCGGTGATCGGTGGGTTCTTCGCCGGCGCCGACACGATCTTTGGCATCGACGGCTGGCGCTGGATCTTCCTCATCAACGTTCCCATCGGCGCGGCGGCACTGACCCTCGTGATCATGACCCTCAACGTCAAGAACGTCCGAGTCGACCATCGCGTCGATTGGGCGGGAGCCGCGACGATCGTCGTGGGGCTGGTGCCCCTCCTGCTGGTGGCCGAGCAAGGGAACACTTGGGGATGGGGATCCCCTGCCGCTCTCGGCTGCTACGTCATCGGGCTGGCCGGAATCGGCCTGTTCCTGATCGTGGAAGCCCGCGCGGGCGACCAGGCGCTCATACCCCTGCGCCTGTTCCGCGACAGAACCTTCGCGATCGTCACCGCCGGCGGTGTGATTGTGGGTATGGCCATGTTCGGCGGCATGATGACCCTGCCGCTCTACATGCAGATCGTGCACGGCGCCGACCCCATGCAGTCCGGGCTCATGATGCTCCCACTCGTGGCGGGGTTGATGGGTGCCTCGATAGTGTCGGGCCAGCTCATCTCAAAGACCGGGCGGGTCCGTGAGTTCCCGATCTTCGGCACCGCCGTGGCAGCTCTCGGCCTGTTCCTACTGTGGACAATCGACGCCGATACGTCGCTGACACTGGTGATGTTCTACATGTTGGTGCTGGGCATCGGCCTCGGCAACTGCATGCAGCCGCTCACCCTCATCGTCCAGAACGCCGTGAGTCCGCGCGAGATCGGTGTCGCAACCGCGTCGGCGACCTTCTTCCGCCAACTCGGTGGCACCGCTGGCGTCGCCGTGTTCCTCTCGATCCTGTTCAGCCGGGTCGGCGGTTCCATCTCAAGCCAGCTGCAGCAGGCCGCCGCCGACGGAAGTCTCGCCCGTGGTATCCAGGAGGGCCTCGCCGATCCCGCCCTGCGGCAGGACCCCGACGCGTACGGGATCGTCCGCGCGCTTGCCGACCCCACGACTGGCGCCGGGGCTCTCGAAATGGTCACCAAGGACTCGTCCGTGATCAACCGGCTGCCCGAGTTGATCGCCCACCCCTTCGAACAGGGCTACGCGCTGAGCATGTCGGATATCTACCTGGTGGCCGGCATCCTCGCAGTGATCGCCTCGGTGCTCCTCGCGTTTGTACCGCCAATCGTGCTCAGGACCGGTTCCGCCCAGGCCGAGGCGGCGCGTGAGGCTGCCGCAGCGGCCGCTGCGGCAGCACCGACGGGGACGGACGCCGACGCGGCCGAGACGATCACCACCGGCACCGCCGCCGATGCGCCGCAGAGCGCGACGGGAACAGTGACGACGACGAGAGGCACGTCCACGCACAGTGGTGCCGTCCGGGTGGCTACCCCTCGACCTCAGCCTTGA
- a CDS encoding MarR family winged helix-turn-helix transcriptional regulator, which yields MAIDAERGGQLVLDLTRVVKLLRAVNISVPRFDDAVEASAHPLMFALHDGPARVTDLAARVHTDVSVVSRQVSQLETRGLITKVPDPDDGRANLVTLTPAGTELVTRVFDRSGEWMARLLEDWTPDQTDTFSSNLGRLADSLHTELRTLTTAEENR from the coding sequence ATGGCGATAGACGCAGAACGCGGCGGGCAATTGGTCCTGGATCTGACGCGGGTGGTCAAACTGCTGCGCGCGGTGAACATCTCGGTCCCCCGCTTTGACGACGCCGTGGAGGCGTCCGCACACCCACTGATGTTCGCCCTCCATGACGGGCCGGCGCGAGTCACCGATCTGGCCGCGCGGGTCCACACCGACGTCTCGGTGGTGAGCCGACAGGTCAGCCAACTCGAAACCCGCGGACTCATCACTAAAGTCCCCGACCCCGATGACGGGCGCGCAAATCTCGTCACGCTCACTCCTGCGGGCACAGAGCTCGTTACCCGCGTCTTCGACCGCAGCGGCGAATGGATGGCCCGTCTCCTCGAGGACTGGACCCCGGATCAGACGGACACCTTCAGCTCGAACCTCGGCCGTCTGGCCGACTCCCTACACACCGAACTCCGCACCCTGACAACCGCCGAGGAGAACCGATGA
- a CDS encoding DUF2231 domain-containing protein, with product MAHGQEWIGDVVEWATRASERLTWLDRPSYRLEHVIAWGFNLLGAGSDRMRNALNGTYIGHPVHPALTAVPVGAWSAAVVLDVADIANRQRPGFREAAQLTVGVGILGSAAASVTGLADWQYTHDEMRRAGLVHGLVNIAALGLCIASWWDRHRGLHGRGRVLSGLGYGLTVASSFLGGNLVYRHQVGVDHSTNELGPAKFVPVLPADHLDDGVPQRVVADEVGIVLIAHNGAVHALGERCPHLGAPMVDGWLYRDSLVCPWHGSCFDLGTGTAIRGPASAPLPTFETRIQDGQIEVRRQRGVRSEPPDEVSAYEG from the coding sequence ATGGCACACGGGCAGGAATGGATCGGTGATGTGGTCGAGTGGGCCACACGGGCCAGCGAGCGCCTGACCTGGCTGGACCGGCCCAGTTACCGGCTCGAGCACGTCATAGCGTGGGGTTTTAACCTGCTTGGAGCGGGCAGCGATCGGATGCGCAATGCGCTGAACGGCACCTACATTGGCCATCCGGTGCACCCGGCGCTGACCGCGGTGCCGGTGGGGGCATGGTCGGCCGCCGTGGTCCTGGACGTGGCTGACATCGCCAACCGCCAGCGACCCGGATTTCGTGAAGCCGCGCAGCTCACCGTGGGGGTTGGCATCCTCGGCAGCGCCGCGGCTTCGGTGACCGGGCTTGCAGATTGGCAGTACACACATGACGAGATGCGCCGGGCTGGGCTGGTGCACGGACTCGTCAACATCGCGGCTTTGGGGCTGTGCATCGCGTCCTGGTGGGACCGACATAGGGGATTGCACGGACGCGGCCGGGTACTGAGCGGCCTCGGGTACGGGCTGACAGTGGCCTCCAGCTTCCTTGGCGGCAACCTCGTCTACCGGCACCAGGTCGGGGTCGACCATTCGACCAATGAGCTGGGGCCCGCCAAGTTTGTGCCGGTGTTGCCGGCGGACCACCTCGACGATGGTGTGCCGCAGCGGGTCGTGGCCGATGAGGTGGGCATAGTGCTGATCGCCCACAACGGCGCGGTGCACGCGCTCGGGGAACGGTGCCCGCATCTAGGGGCGCCGATGGTGGACGGTTGGCTCTACCGCGACTCGTTGGTGTGCCCGTGGCACGGGTCGTGTTTTGATCTCGGCACCGGGACCGCGATACGGGGCCCGGCCAGTGCTCCGCTGCCAACCTTCGAAACGCGGATTCAGGACGGCCAGATCGAGGTCCGTCGGCAACGCGGCGTGCGCTCGGAGCCCCCAGATGAGGTGAGCGCATATGAGGGCTGA
- a CDS encoding hemerythrin domain-containing protein has product MRAEDARAEDSEAADANEVLAAHHRMLRELTDQIDGAPTDSAGHRELIDRLVLELDIHMQIEDSLYYPAVAKASPLVAVAHAEHREVSDRLAAALRCEATSDAFEVEWQAFATTLHHHAAEEERDMFPQARLIGQRELDEVGAAMAAMQQRLRNSTLTRWRIRVKTMVLRRL; this is encoded by the coding sequence ATGAGGGCTGAAGATGCACGGGCGGAAGACTCGGAGGCGGCGGATGCGAACGAGGTACTCGCTGCGCACCACAGAATGCTGCGCGAGTTGACAGACCAGATTGACGGCGCGCCGACGGACAGCGCCGGGCACCGCGAATTGATCGACCGCCTCGTGCTCGAGCTAGACATTCACATGCAAATCGAGGACTCGCTGTATTACCCGGCGGTGGCGAAAGCCAGTCCTCTGGTGGCGGTGGCGCACGCCGAACACCGAGAGGTCTCCGATCGGCTCGCCGCTGCGTTGCGTTGCGAGGCGACAAGCGACGCGTTCGAAGTCGAGTGGCAAGCGTTCGCTACGACTCTGCATCATCACGCTGCCGAAGAGGAGCGCGACATGTTTCCGCAGGCCCGCCTGATCGGGCAACGCGAGCTCGATGAGGTGGGCGCGGCGATGGCCGCGATGCAGCAAAGGCTTCGCAACTCCACGCTGACACGGTGGCGGATCCGCGTCAAGACAATGGTCCTGCGACGCCTCTGA